A stretch of Arachis hypogaea cultivar Tifrunner chromosome 15, arahy.Tifrunner.gnm2.J5K5, whole genome shotgun sequence DNA encodes these proteins:
- the LOC112747887 gene encoding uncharacterized protein encodes MYFWADGFMTRTDSDKLKNQGLPLFIIAPTFVFRIQSTTLYNYHPFFLLPPSPPTFNLLFLKTTLPSHTLSLSQTNAFLFANMAASNNQRHCFFDEDDSVVDTEPGHSGHNYFQYQHTLVSRTMGYATYYRNPGVRGAPFSLSSPRSAARFYDARFEDHQPHFLHSCFLCKKPLGENRDIFMYRGDTPFCSEECRLEQIEIDEAKEKNRNLSSSMKALRKKEQRKSTSPNRAQEYSFRTGTVAAA; translated from the exons ATGTATTTTTGGGCCGATGGATTCATGACTAGGACGGATTCTGATAAGTTGAAAAACCAAGGATTGCCGTTGTTTATTATAGCCCCCACTTTTGTATTCCGCATACAATCAACCACACTCTATAACTATcaccctttctttcttcttccccctTCACCACCTACCTTCAACCTCCTTTTCTTAAAAACCACCCTCCCATCAcacactctttctctttctcaaacAAACGCATTTCTCTTTGCGAACATGGCTGCTTCAAATAACCAGAGACATTGTTTCTTTGACGAAGACGATTCTGTGGTTGACACAGAGCCTGGCCATTCAGGTCACAACTACTTCCAATATCAACACACCCTTGTTTCCAGGACTATGGGATACGCTACCTATTACAGAAACCCTGGCGTTAGAGGAGCACCCTTCTCGCTTTCTTCGCCGAGATCTGCCGCCAGATTCTACGATGCAAGATTCGAAGATCACCAACCTCACTTCCTCCATTCTTGTTTCCTCTGCAAGAAGCCACTCGGGGAAAACAGAGACATCTTCATGTACag GGGTGACACTCCTTTCTGTAGCGAAGAGTGCAGGCTAGAACAGATTGAGATAGACGAAGCTAAGGAGAAGAATCGGAACCTTTCTTCTTCCATGAAAGCTTTGAGAAAAAAGGAGCAAAGAAAATCCACATCACCAAACAGGGCTCAAGAGTACTCTTTCCGTACAGGAACGGTTGCTGCCGCTTAG